From a region of the Vairimorpha necatrix chromosome 4, complete sequence genome:
- a CDS encoding N-acetlytransferase: MYTVNPLMPDSLFKLDQINLDGFSESFTFDYYLYYLKNHTEDCFCVSNESGIPIGYVLSKLELHDRSSYTFNNHLSAISVAPNFRRYKLGSLLMNILEDNGNLYNCKFVDLFVRVSNTIGISFYKNRGYVEYRRIFGYYNDDEDAFDMRKSLIHDKEGKYMEKGEDINVEKL; encoded by the coding sequence ATGTACACTGTCAATCCGCTCATGCCGGATTCCTTGTTCAAATTGGATCAAATAAATCTTGATGGCTTCTCAGAATCATTCACCtttgattattatttgtattatttaaaaaaccaCACAGAAGACTGCTTTTGTGTATCAAATGAATCTGGAATTCCTATTGGGTATGTTTTAAGTAAACTGGAACTACATGATAGATCATCATACACATTCAATAATCATCTTAGTGCTATAAGCGTAGCCCCCAACTTTAGAAGATATAAATTGGGCAGTCTTCTGATGAATATATTAGAAGATAATggtaatttatataattgtaaatttgTCGATTTATTTGTACGAGTTAGTAACACAATTGGAAtatcattttataaaaatcgaGGATATGTGGAATATAGAAGAATATTTGGATATTATAATGACGACGAAGACGCATTTGATATGCGAAAAAGTCTGATACACGACAAAGAGGGTAAATATATGGAAAAGGGTGAAGATATAAATgtagaaaaattataa
- a CDS encoding putative exported protein: MNYLLYFLLIFTKNELNRKHSKLKLKLNGRYKNTSFLKEVNRTQRIKRDIKDGNKIILTKGELDDIFLSENALCAIFKNLELLKTSDKLKDVFLDKVAIYRNNKDPWNKLEFNGTVDSTGYFHGVFTDKFVLKESMFFHIENLNEETNKRNVMNIKKILYYISILKKKTLHEIFKEECQLDMIDLIIFKNVYKYKTDDNVKVCICRDIECTICEGVYETKKSVL; the protein is encoded by the coding sequence atgaattatcttttatattttctgttGATATTCACTAAAAACGAACTAAATCGCAAGCATTCGAAATTGAAATTGAAGCTCAATGgtagatataaaaacacttcttttttaaaagaagtgAATCGCACACAAAGAATAAAAAGAGATATAAAAGATGGTAATAAGATTATTCTTACAAAGGGAGAGCTCGAcgacatatttttaagtgAAAATGCTCTATGtgcaatttttaaaaatttagaattgTTAAAAACAAGTGATAAATTGaaagatgtttttttagataaagTAGCGATatatagaaataataaagatcCATGGAATAAATTGGAGTTTAATGGTACGGTAGATTCTACAGGATATTTTCATGGTGTTTTTACtgataaatttgtattaaaagaaagtatgttttttcatattgaaaatttaaacgaAGAGactaataaaagaaatgttatgaatattaagaaaatattatattatattagtATACTGAAAAAGAAGACTTTACATgagatttttaaagaagaatGCCAATTAGATATGatagatttaataatttttaaaaatgtttacaAATATAAGACAGATGATAATGTAAAAGTTTGTATATGTAGAGACATTGAATGTACGATATGCGAAGGGGTTTATGAGACTAAAAAGTCtgttttatga
- a CDS encoding putative SP-containing protein yields MNFLIIIFTTLIKCSKENIPMSIFSGEFKEREENLKTYLEGFRPPAKYEINLPKINNSDIKNELNNKLTAKCQEFMKKMISAYKIMEKSCMDELRIYNVKEQEFNEEGKLFNKNEEQIIIKEKMRNFYDHYGEEMKLLDVTLMRNINELKMHYKYKDSVSKYRVIH; encoded by the coding sequence ATGAATttcttaattataatttttacaacaTTAATTAAATGCAGCAAAGAGAATATTCCTATGTCCATCTTCTCTGGAGAATTTAAGGAACGggaagaaaatttaaaaacatatttagaAGGTTTTCGTCCACCAgcaaaatatgaaataaatCTTCCGAAAATCAATAACTCcgatattaaaaatgaactCAATAATAAACTTACAGCAAAATGTCAAGagtttatgaaaaaaatgatatcaGCTTATAAGATAATGGAGAAAAGTTGTATGGACGAACTCAGAATTTACAATGTTAAAGAACAAGAATTTAATGAAGAaggaaaattatttaataaaaacgaAGAGCAAATTatcataaaagaaaaaatgcgtaatttttatgatcATTATGGTGAAGAAATGAAATTACTTGATGTAACCCTTATGAGAAATATTAATGAACTTAAAAtgcattataaatataaagacaGCGTATCAAAATATAGGGTTATTCATTAA